The following proteins are encoded in a genomic region of Arachis stenosperma cultivar V10309 chromosome 4, arast.V10309.gnm1.PFL2, whole genome shotgun sequence:
- the LOC130975770 gene encoding phospholipase A(1) DAD1, chloroplastic-like encodes MSLRNIIPTPSPTTLPSSYTLKPRCVNYITTHNNPSSSTKPTTYNNLSLSNENTHQQATLHLEKMINLEDHNSLSSSSFESTPSTSSFGIGTYQNKLGKRWKEYQGMTNWEGLLDPLDDNLRAEILRYGHFVEAAYKSFEFDPSSPNYANCRFPKTTLFERCGLPNTGYKVTKYLRATSGIQLPNWVDKAPSWVATQSSYVGYVAVCDNKEEIKRLGRRDVVIAFRGTTTCLEWLENLRATLTNLPCNPMDGETMGCHGSGAMVESGFLSLYSSSIPDNPSALSLQQMVKQEIVRIFQAYAGEPLSLTITGHSLGAALATLAAYDINTSFPKLPMVTVISFGGPRVGDRRFRRQLEKQGTKVLRIVNSEDVITKVPGFVFDDDMAKGGIHVAGLPSWIQKRVEKAQWVYAEVGKELRLCSRDSPYLGSTNVATCHELNTYLHLVDGFVSSTCPFRATAKRFLRR; translated from the coding sequence ATGAGTCTTAGAAATATAATACCAACACCATCTCCAACAACACTTCCTTCATCCTACACTCTCAAACCCCGTTGTGTAAATTACATAACTACCCATAATAATCCATCATCATCTACTAAACCAACCACTTACAACAACTTAAGCCTTTCCAATGAAAACACTCATCAACAAGCCACATTACACTTAGAGAAAATGATCAATTTAGAAGACCACAATAGTTTATCTTCATCATCATTTGAATCAACACCATCAACATCTTCATTTGGCATTGGAACTTATCAAAATAAACTTGGTAAGAGATGGAAGGAGTACCAAGGAATGACCAATTGGGAGGGTTTGTTAGACCCGTTAGATGATAACCTACGTGCTGAAATCCTACGGTACGGTCACTTCGTTGAAGCTGCATACAAATCCTTTGAGTTTGATCCTTCTTCTCCAAACTATGCCAACTGTAGATTCCCAAAGACAACACTTTTTGAGCGTTGCGGTTTACCAAACACAGGGTACAAGGTAACCAAATACCTCCGTGCAACTTCCGGCATTCAGTTACCGAACTGGGTCGACAAAGCACCGAGTTGGGTGGCAACACAATCAAGCTACGTTGGTTATGTCGCAGTTTGTGACAACAAAGAAGAGATCAAAAGACTTGGTCGGCGTGACGTTGTTATTGCTTTTAGAGGAACAACCACATGTTTGGAATGGCTCGAGAATTTGCGTGCCACCCTCACCAACCTACCATGCAATCCCATGGACGGAGAAACTATGGGGTGTCATGGTAGTGGGGCCATGGTGGAAAGTGGTTTCTTGAGCCTCTACTCTTCCTCCATCCCCGACAACCCTTCTGCCCTCAGTCTGCAGCAGATGGTCAAACAGGAGATTGTCAGGATTTTCCAGGCTTATGCTGGAGAACCCTTAAGTTTGACCATCACTGGCCACAGTCTAGGGGCGGCATTAGCTACGCTGGCAGCATATGATATTAATACCTCCTTCCCCAAACTGCCCATGGTGACGGTCATTTCTTTTGGTGGGCCTCGAGTTGGCGACCGGAGGTTCCGACGGCAGTTAGAGAAGCAAGGGACAAAAGTTTTGCGGATAGTAAATTCCGAAGATGTTATCACTAAGGTTCCGGGTTTTGTGTTTGATGATGATATGGCAAAAGGAGGTATCCACGTGGcaggattgccgagctggatACAGAAGAGGGTGGAGAAGGCGCAATGGGTGTACGCTGAGGTTGGAAAGGAGTTGCGCTTATGTAGCAGGGATTCTCCGTACCTCGGTAGCACAAATGTTGCCACGTGTCACGAGCTGAACACTTACTTACACCTTGTTGATGGGTTTGTGAGTTCTACGTGTCCTTTTAGGGCCACAGCAAAAAGATTTCTTCGGCGGTGA